Proteins encoded within one genomic window of Empedobacter falsenii:
- a CDS encoding RsmE family RNA methyltransferase, with protein MKLFFGEIHHETAILNEEESHHFAKVLRGNEGDLVHVTDGKGNLAQVEITSISKKAVEGKIVDLKVNFEQKNYYLHVAIAPTKTMERLEFFLEKATEIGIDEITFLQTFHSERKNIKIERIEKIVQSATKQSLKAYLPKVNDLTKFNEFIKQDFEGFTKCIAHCEADIERTPLRTVLENNPQKILIMIGPEGDFSRDEIFAAEDHNFTGISLGHQRFRTETAALQAVFAVDWGLK; from the coding sequence ATGAAATTATTTTTTGGAGAAATTCATCACGAAACAGCTATCCTGAACGAAGAAGAAAGTCATCATTTTGCGAAAGTTTTGCGCGGAAATGAAGGCGATTTGGTTCATGTGACGGATGGAAAAGGAAATTTGGCTCAAGTTGAAATTACGTCGATTTCTAAAAAAGCAGTTGAAGGAAAAATTGTTGATTTAAAAGTAAATTTCGAACAGAAAAATTACTATTTACATGTTGCAATTGCGCCAACAAAAACAATGGAACGTTTGGAATTTTTCTTGGAAAAAGCAACCGAAATTGGTATTGACGAAATTACTTTTTTACAGACTTTTCATTCGGAACGAAAAAATATTAAAATCGAGCGAATTGAAAAAATTGTACAATCTGCAACCAAACAATCGTTGAAAGCGTATTTGCCAAAAGTAAATGATTTGACAAAATTCAATGAATTTATCAAACAGGATTTTGAAGGTTTCACGAAATGTATTGCGCATTGCGAAGCGGATATTGAACGTACGCCTTTACGAACAGTTTTGGAAAATAATCCGCAGAAAATTTTGATTATGATTGGTCCTGAAGGTGATTTTTCGAGAGATGAAATTTTCGCTGCAGAAGATCATAATTTTACAGGAATTAGTCTTGGACATCAACGTTTCCGTACTGAAACTGCAGCTTTACAAGCTGTTTTTGCTGTTGATTGGGGATTGAAATAA
- the tsaD gene encoding tRNA (adenosine(37)-N6)-threonylcarbamoyltransferase complex transferase subunit TsaD, giving the protein MSDKNYILAIESSCDDTGAAIIDRNKIISNVVASQKIHEIYGGVVPELASRAHQQNIVPVVDQALKQANINKEELKAIAYTRGPGLMGSLLVGGSFAKSFSQSLDIPLIEVNHMQAHILANFIEDANDEKPTFPFLCLTVSGGHTQIVKINSYFEMEILGETIDDAAGEAFDKAGKILNLPYPAGPIIDKKSKIGDPTKFKFAKPKIDGLNFSFSGFKTSILYFIQKEVKTNPNFIEENIDDLCASIQHSIVNILMEKVKKASDETGIKQIAIAGGVSANSEIRQRLKDGETEFGWKTFIPKFAYTTDNAAMIAMVGSLKFDQELFTKNTAKSVAKYHI; this is encoded by the coding sequence ATGAGCGATAAAAACTACATTTTAGCCATAGAATCTTCTTGTGATGATACAGGCGCAGCAATTATTGACAGAAATAAAATTATTTCTAATGTTGTAGCAAGCCAAAAAATTCACGAAATATATGGTGGCGTAGTACCAGAATTAGCTTCGAGAGCACATCAACAAAATATTGTTCCCGTCGTAGATCAAGCCCTAAAACAGGCAAATATTAATAAAGAAGAACTTAAAGCAATCGCGTATACACGTGGTCCAGGATTGATGGGTTCGCTTTTGGTTGGCGGAAGTTTTGCGAAATCTTTCAGTCAATCATTGGATATTCCGTTGATTGAGGTTAATCACATGCAAGCACATATTTTGGCAAATTTTATTGAAGATGCCAACGACGAAAAACCAACTTTTCCATTTTTATGTTTGACTGTTTCTGGTGGACATACACAAATCGTGAAAATCAACAGTTATTTTGAGATGGAAATTTTAGGTGAAACAATTGATGATGCAGCTGGTGAAGCTTTTGATAAAGCAGGTAAAATTTTAAATTTACCTTATCCTGCAGGTCCAATTATTGACAAAAAATCTAAGATTGGAGATCCTACAAAATTCAAATTTGCAAAACCAAAAATTGATGGTTTAAACTTTAGTTTTAGCGGTTTCAAAACGTCAATTTTATATTTTATTCAGAAAGAAGTCAAAACGAATCCAAATTTTATTGAAGAAAATATTGACGATTTGTGCGCTTCTATTCAACATTCTATCGTTAATATTTTGATGGAAAAAGTAAAAAAAGCATCGGACGAAACTGGAATTAAACAAATTGCGATTGCAGGTGGAGTTTCGGCTAATTCTGAAATTCGTCAACGATTAAAAGATGGAGAAACAGAATTTGGTTGGAAAACTTTTATTCCAAAATTTGCTTATACAACAGATAATGCAGCGATGATTGCAATGGTTGGAAGTTTAAAATTTGATCAAGAGTTATTTACAAAAAACACAGCGAAATCTGTGGCTAAATACCATATTTAA
- a CDS encoding translocation/assembly module TamB domain-containing protein has protein sequence MKIVRRIGRFLLSLIILVLTLVLTVAIAIQIPAVQTKIAHFALEKLNKSLNTQMYVDSVDIDFFGTIYFHGVKIKDDHKYDFIKSKTLETTINVWSLIPGIKKDHIDLSEVKLIQPEIRVITYKGDSISNFIKFVNGFSSDKPKDPKKIFKLDGDFILEDGKVSIVNQNSGNIWLDSKQLNMTVKKFRLVDSDITADLENFCFVATKNKETYNVQNFTGKVHYSKKEIRVGNLNLRTDTSVLNGNLLLSYDEPSDMSDFENKVRWDVFFDRGSKINFKEIRYFTPLFDKNSSVDLYGKVNGTLNNLTFSDFELKGEDNYVGASRLQLQDVLHGSLLNFSTRNVKINTSYQKITKLLPTFVSKKIPNMLTRFGNLNYRGDILLNPNEIHANGYAISGLGDADIKAQIKNYKNVKALIYKGTLDAKNLNLRQLTNAKDLGYVSGKFRFDGRGTDLKNINLNLDGTLRYMDLMGKRYQNITVDGLVKNYQFNGLFDIKDPNLNAQLKGKINFSGKPYDFDFTSNIRQINLDFLGVTKNLNAIVRGDVEGNFKLTNINDFRGNIDVKNLYFRSKKDTLELSHVMLNSQINGSHKIMTLDVPNYMRATVDGRYNITEVANVINNSLVDLVPSFRHKKVSPNQAFSFDVYVQENLLQYIDSSISIEPDTHVKGYIDGTKNQLEATLDTPGIKYAGIQLFQSNVNLNTIAELPTLNAKIDSLKVSGVTINAINVNSIPKNDTMIVKTDFNIGRKNPILFNLNLFHTVQNNNDLIFGFSPSTIQIDSTQWTINHLNDANSNRVIFNRINKSLKVEDLSLESEEQYLKVSGLFNNNVDYNFNADFKDLHLEKIIPKTLLNNLKIVGIANGKVDIIRTKEKLEPTLEAKIDKLGLNDFELGNLTLQGGYNVADKQFNFETSLQKEQIQSLVAYGNIINKPTGPEVDVDANFDEFHIDFLEGFLKSVFSNMRGTLSGDLKITGPIDLPNLSGNMIAKDLGLKVNFLGTDYLFEGENELLVSKQGKGQGIIMLNDIAFKDTTFNTKGKVDGAILFRNLSKWGLNLDFDTQNLLVMNTSIKDNELFYGKVFAKGNVSMFGAVEELEIAGDATVVGNSELTINTGSTTIESENNLVRFVPNQHLDEKSKNNEPHAPKGMSIDVNINAYPNAMVNLIFDAATNDKATARGTAENLRFLMNKAGLSITGVYNIESGTYEFRQFPLIPKDFKIKKGSSVQFAGNPLDATLNITAEYQRSVSNVGDYLGVGYSQIYDALLSINISETLKKPIIDFGLTIPNAGSDINSQLQSKFRSNTEEQMLQFSYILLTGKFGDASAVQSGVTSTAADIGLSTIAGMLSSIANNVDIQMEYVGGSAQSETNDKIRTSVSYRVNNRLSLRGSYGIAVTNNRNVQENFDGNFDISYDISKLNNGSLVLKAFTKPTTFGLLPGMENNLNQSFGVGIQYNKSFDTFRGFLGLDEIKKKTKAKKEEQPQERFDSIVLPKQFKSEERRIDSTRQTTKDTVKVTYQKTTQPKVEQKRRGLVKIK, from the coding sequence TTGAAAATAGTCAGACGAATAGGAAGATTTTTATTGTCGTTGATTATACTCGTTTTAACCCTTGTTTTAACAGTAGCAATCGCAATACAAATCCCTGCGGTACAGACAAAAATAGCTCACTTTGCCTTAGAAAAATTAAATAAATCGTTGAACACGCAAATGTATGTGGATTCGGTGGATATTGATTTTTTTGGAACAATATATTTCCATGGCGTTAAGATAAAAGATGATCATAAATATGATTTTATTAAATCGAAAACTTTAGAAACAACGATAAATGTCTGGTCACTTATACCAGGAATCAAAAAAGATCACATTGATTTGAGTGAAGTGAAATTGATTCAGCCCGAAATTCGTGTGATTACGTACAAAGGCGATTCGATTTCCAATTTTATCAAATTTGTGAACGGTTTTAGTTCTGATAAACCAAAAGATCCGAAAAAGATTTTCAAATTGGATGGAGATTTTATTTTGGAAGACGGTAAAGTTTCAATTGTTAATCAAAATTCTGGGAATATCTGGTTGGATTCAAAACAGTTGAACATGACTGTAAAAAAGTTTCGATTAGTTGATTCTGATATTACGGCTGATTTAGAAAACTTCTGCTTTGTTGCGACAAAAAATAAAGAAACGTATAACGTACAAAACTTTACAGGAAAAGTTCATTATTCGAAAAAAGAAATTCGAGTTGGGAATTTGAATTTGAGAACGGATACGTCTGTTTTGAATGGAAATTTATTGTTGAGTTACGATGAACCCTCGGATATGAGTGACTTTGAAAATAAAGTTCGTTGGGATGTTTTTTTTGATCGAGGTTCTAAGATTAACTTTAAAGAAATTCGTTATTTCACACCTTTATTTGATAAAAATTCGTCAGTAGATTTATATGGAAAGGTAAATGGAACGCTGAATAATTTGACTTTTTCTGATTTCGAATTAAAAGGTGAAGATAATTATGTTGGAGCTTCTCGCTTACAATTGCAAGATGTTTTGCATGGTTCTTTGTTAAATTTTTCGACAAGAAATGTAAAAATTAATACATCATATCAAAAAATAACAAAATTACTTCCAACCTTTGTTTCGAAGAAAATTCCAAATATGTTGACACGTTTTGGAAACCTAAATTATCGTGGAGATATTTTGTTAAATCCAAATGAAATTCATGCGAATGGTTACGCCATTTCTGGACTTGGAGATGCTGATATTAAAGCGCAAATCAAGAATTATAAAAATGTAAAAGCCTTAATTTATAAAGGTACTTTAGATGCGAAAAACTTAAATCTTCGTCAATTAACTAATGCAAAAGATTTGGGTTATGTAAGCGGGAAGTTTAGATTTGATGGAAGAGGAACAGATTTGAAAAATATCAATTTAAATCTGGATGGAACACTTCGTTATATGGATTTGATGGGCAAACGTTATCAAAATATTACGGTTGACGGTTTGGTTAAAAATTATCAATTCAATGGCTTGTTCGATATCAAAGATCCAAATCTAAATGCGCAATTGAAAGGTAAAATTAACTTTAGTGGAAAACCTTATGATTTTGATTTTACTTCGAATATTCGTCAAATTAATTTAGATTTTCTTGGAGTTACAAAAAATCTAAATGCAATTGTACGTGGCGATGTTGAAGGGAATTTTAAGTTGACAAATATTAATGATTTCAGAGGAAATATTGATGTCAAAAATCTTTACTTCCGTTCGAAAAAAGATACGTTAGAATTGTCACATGTCATGTTGAATTCTCAAATAAATGGTTCGCATAAAATCATGACTTTGGATGTTCCTAATTATATGCGCGCTACAGTAGATGGTCGCTATAATATTACGGAAGTTGCCAATGTTATCAATAATTCGCTTGTAGATTTAGTTCCATCTTTCCGTCATAAAAAAGTTTCACCAAATCAGGCTTTTTCGTTTGATGTTTATGTGCAAGAAAATTTATTACAATATATCGATTCATCGATTTCGATTGAGCCTGATACGCATGTAAAAGGTTATATTGATGGTACGAAAAATCAGTTGGAAGCGACTTTGGATACGCCTGGAATTAAATATGCAGGAATTCAATTGTTCCAATCTAATGTTAATCTAAATACTATTGCGGAGTTGCCAACGTTGAATGCGAAGATTGATAGTTTGAAAGTAAGTGGTGTAACGATTAATGCAATTAACGTAAATTCGATTCCGAAGAATGATACAATGATTGTCAAAACAGATTTTAATATTGGTCGAAAAAATCCAATTTTATTTAATCTGAATCTTTTTCATACAGTTCAGAATAATAATGATTTGATTTTTGGATTTTCACCTTCAACAATTCAAATTGATTCGACACAATGGACAATTAATCATTTGAATGATGCAAATTCGAATCGTGTAATTTTTAATCGAATCAATAAATCATTAAAAGTTGAAGATTTATCATTAGAATCAGAAGAACAATATTTAAAAGTAAGTGGTTTATTTAATAACAATGTAGATTACAATTTCAATGCTGATTTTAAAGATTTGCATTTAGAAAAAATCATTCCTAAAACATTATTGAATAACCTAAAAATTGTCGGTATAGCAAACGGTAAAGTAGATATTATTCGTACAAAAGAAAAACTTGAACCAACGCTTGAAGCTAAAATTGATAAGTTAGGTTTAAATGATTTCGAGCTTGGTAATTTGACTTTACAAGGAGGTTATAATGTAGCGGATAAACAATTTAATTTTGAAACAAGTTTACAGAAAGAACAAATTCAATCGTTGGTTGCTTATGGTAATATTATCAATAAACCAACAGGTCCTGAGGTTGATGTAGATGCCAATTTTGATGAGTTTCACATCGATTTCTTAGAAGGATTCTTAAAATCTGTTTTCTCTAATATGCGTGGAACGTTATCTGGTGATTTAAAAATTACTGGACCAATTGATTTGCCAAATCTTAGCGGAAATATGATAGCAAAAGATCTTGGTTTGAAAGTGAATTTCTTAGGAACTGATTATTTATTTGAAGGAGAAAATGAATTGCTTGTTTCGAAACAAGGAAAAGGACAAGGGATTATTATGTTGAATGATATTGCGTTCAAAGACACAACATTCAATACAAAAGGAAAAGTTGATGGAGCAATTCTTTTCCGCAACTTATCTAAATGGGGTCTCAACTTAGATTTCGATACGCAAAATTTATTGGTGATGAATACATCTATAAAAGACAATGAACTGTTTTATGGAAAAGTATTTGCCAAAGGAAATGTCTCTATGTTTGGTGCGGTAGAGGAGTTGGAAATTGCTGGTGATGCGACTGTTGTAGGGAATTCTGAATTGACAATTAATACAGGAAGTACAACAATTGAGTCAGAAAATAACTTGGTACGTTTTGTTCCTAACCAACATTTAGACGAAAAATCTAAAAATAATGAACCGCATGCGCCAAAAGGAATGTCGATAGATGTCAACATTAATGCGTATCCAAATGCAATGGTGAATTTGATTTTTGATGCAGCTACAAACGATAAAGCGACAGCGCGTGGTACAGCAGAAAATCTTAGATTCTTAATGAATAAAGCAGGATTGAGTATTACAGGTGTATATAATATAGAAAGTGGAACATATGAGTTTAGACAATTTCCGCTGATTCCGAAAGATTTTAAAATCAAAAAAGGATCTTCTGTGCAATTTGCAGGAAATCCGCTCGATGCAACGCTTAATATTACAGCTGAATATCAACGTTCGGTATCAAATGTTGGAGATTATTTAGGTGTAGGATATTCGCAAATTTATGATGCTCTCTTATCAATTAATATTTCCGAAACGTTGAAGAAACCTATTATCGATTTTGGATTAACAATTCCTAATGCAGGTTCGGATATCAATTCGCAGTTACAATCAAAATTCCGTTCAAATACAGAAGAACAGATGCTTCAGTTTAGTTATATCTTATTGACAGGTAAATTTGGTGACGCATCGGCTGTTCAGTCTGGTGTAACGAGTACAGCTGCTGATATTGGTTTATCGACAATTGCGGGCATGTTATCATCTATTGCGAATAATGTAGATATACAAATGGAGTACGTTGGTGGTAGTGCACAATCGGAGACAAATGATAAAATTAGAACTTCGGTTTCATATCGCGTTAATAATCGTTTAAGTTTGCGTGGTTCGTATGGAATTGCGGTTACAAATAATAGAAATGTACAAGAGAATTTCGATGGTAATTTTGATATTTCCTACGATATTTCAAAATTAAATAATGGATCTTTGGTCCTAAAAGCATTTACAAAACCTACAACTTTCGGTTTGTTACCTGGAATGGAAAATAACTTGAATCAAAGTTTCGGAGTCGGAATTCAATACAACAAAAGTTTCGATACGTTTAGAGGTTTCTTAGGTTTAGATGAAATTAAAAAGAAAACTAAAGCTAAAAAAGAAGAGCAACCACAAGAAAGATTTGATTCGATTGTACTTCCGAAACAGTTTAAAAGTGAGGAAAGAAGAATAGATTCTACCCGTCAAACTACAAAAGATACGGTCAAAGTTACGTATCAAAAAACTACTCAACCTAAGGTGGAACAAAAGCGTCGCGGCTTAGTCAAAATTAAATAA
- a CDS encoding Lrp/AsnC family transcriptional regulator, with product MNYIIDDVDKKILMYLIDNTRMPFTEIAKKMNVSAGTIHVRVKKLEEAGIIKGTTLITDYDKMGYQFVAYVGLLLTKTNKTQKVIDELYKIPNVTVVHVVSGKYNIFCKIRARDTSDAKDVIYKIDQIDDVLRTESMISLEESFNDKNRLMHSIFH from the coding sequence ATGAATTACATAATTGATGATGTTGATAAGAAAATTTTGATGTATTTGATTGACAATACAAGAATGCCATTTACAGAAATTGCAAAGAAAATGAATGTTTCTGCTGGTACTATTCACGTACGTGTCAAGAAATTAGAGGAGGCTGGAATCATCAAAGGAACTACACTAATTACAGATTATGATAAAATGGGTTATCAGTTTGTTGCGTATGTAGGATTGTTACTTACAAAAACAAACAAAACTCAGAAAGTGATAGATGAATTATATAAAATTCCTAACGTAACAGTGGTTCACGTTGTGTCTGGGAAATATAATATTTTCTGTAAAATTCGTGCAAGAGATACTTCTGATGCGAAAGATGTTATCTACAAAATTGATCAAATTGATGATGTATTGAGAACAGAATCTATGATTTCGTTAGAAGAATCTTTCAACGATAAAAATAGATTGATGCATTCAATTTTTCATTAA
- a CDS encoding NUDIX hydrolase yields the protein MTDEEKEKYFQVALCSSLVLFGFDGEDLKILVYKKLNDPFKGALVLPGKYIAPTVSNDQAIHELLIEKIAYDEHQTYIEQLKAFTKVFRNPLGRVVNVAYYALVKLTPQIEEKVKTQGGEWFPYDRVPDLAFDHNEIVKYAKERVKRRVKRRPVGFNLLGDEFTIAQLQSLYEKALNRELDKRNFRKKIFNSNLIIETGNTTDPKQHRKVSKLYRFDEEKYEKLSLKGYDFLF from the coding sequence ATGACAGACGAAGAAAAAGAAAAATATTTTCAGGTCGCTCTATGTTCAAGTCTCGTACTTTTCGGGTTTGATGGAGAAGATCTCAAAATATTGGTGTACAAAAAACTAAACGATCCTTTCAAAGGAGCATTGGTTTTGCCAGGAAAATATATTGCGCCAACGGTAAGTAACGATCAAGCAATTCACGAATTATTGATTGAGAAAATTGCTTACGATGAGCATCAAACATATATTGAACAATTGAAAGCCTTTACAAAAGTTTTTCGTAATCCATTAGGACGTGTTGTAAATGTTGCTTACTATGCTTTGGTTAAATTGACGCCTCAAATAGAGGAAAAAGTGAAAACACAAGGTGGAGAATGGTTTCCTTACGATCGCGTTCCGGATTTAGCTTTTGATCACAATGAAATTGTAAAATATGCAAAAGAACGTGTAAAACGTCGTGTGAAGCGTCGTCCAGTTGGGTTTAACTTACTTGGAGATGAGTTTACAATTGCACAATTACAAAGTTTGTATGAAAAAGCCTTGAATCGTGAATTGGATAAACGTAACTTTAGAAAGAAAATCTTTAACTCAAATTTAATTATCGAAACAGGTAACACAACAGATCCTAAACAACATCGTAAAGTATCTAAATTGTATCGTTTTGATGAAGAAAAATACGAAAAATTGAGTTTGAAAGGATATGATTTCTTATTTTAA
- a CDS encoding L-serine ammonia-lyase — protein MDCISVFDMLKIGVGPSSSHTLGPWRAAEAFLKELEAASIFNKITKVRVDLYGSLSLTGKGHATDYAVMLGLSGADPEYIPVDDISNIINTINTNKQLNFGNKFLIDFNPETDIVFNREFLSFHANGMMFTAFYENEEFSSTFYSIGGGFITKEDDSATNTDVTCAFPYLFNTSTELLEFCSKENKSISEIMFENEKTIRTEDEIHHELMRVWNTMLECMYIGCHTEGILPGGLNVKRRAYDMHKNLVGTTPYSNPQEWIASIRKTKVYFRQILKWVSCFALAVNEVNASLGRVVTAPTNGSAGVIPAVLMYYLVIENHKAGQKEIEQFLTTAGVIGSIFKKGATISAAMGGCQAEIGVSSAMAAAALCELMGGTPAQVTMAAEIAMEHHLGLTCDPIGGLVQIPCIERNTMGAIKAINAAELALDTDPLTAKVPLDKVVNTMWETAKDMNNKYKETSEGGLAVAVNIADC, from the coding sequence ATGGATTGTATTTCAGTATTTGATATGCTCAAAATTGGCGTTGGTCCTTCAAGTTCGCATACTTTAGGTCCTTGGCGCGCTGCAGAAGCTTTTCTGAAAGAATTGGAAGCTGCATCTATCTTTAATAAAATTACTAAAGTTCGTGTAGATTTGTATGGCTCTTTATCGCTTACAGGTAAAGGACATGCAACTGATTATGCAGTAATGTTAGGGCTAAGCGGTGCTGATCCTGAATATATTCCTGTTGATGATATCTCGAATATTATTAATACGATCAATACAAATAAACAATTAAATTTTGGAAATAAATTTTTAATTGATTTTAATCCCGAAACTGATATCGTTTTCAATCGTGAATTTTTATCTTTTCACGCTAATGGAATGATGTTTACAGCTTTCTATGAGAACGAAGAATTTTCTTCTACGTTTTATTCGATAGGAGGAGGATTTATTACAAAAGAGGATGATAGTGCTACCAATACAGATGTCACTTGTGCCTTTCCATATTTATTTAATACATCAACAGAGTTATTAGAATTTTGTTCGAAAGAAAATAAATCGATTTCTGAAATCATGTTTGAGAATGAAAAAACAATCCGAACTGAAGATGAAATTCACCACGAATTAATGCGTGTTTGGAATACCATGTTAGAGTGTATGTACATTGGTTGTCATACAGAAGGTATTTTACCAGGCGGATTGAACGTGAAACGTCGTGCTTACGATATGCACAAGAATTTGGTTGGAACAACACCTTATTCTAATCCACAAGAATGGATTGCTTCAATCCGAAAAACCAAAGTATATTTTCGTCAAATTTTGAAATGGGTAAGTTGTTTTGCTCTTGCTGTTAATGAAGTAAATGCTTCATTAGGTAGAGTAGTAACAGCACCAACAAACGGAAGTGCAGGAGTTATTCCAGCAGTTTTGATGTATTATTTGGTGATCGAAAATCATAAAGCTGGTCAAAAAGAGATTGAACAATTCTTAACAACAGCAGGAGTTATTGGTTCTATCTTTAAGAAAGGAGCAACTATTTCTGCAGCAATGGGAGGTTGTCAAGCTGAGATCGGTGTATCTTCGGCTATGGCTGCAGCGGCATTATGCGAATTAATGGGAGGAACTCCTGCGCAAGTAACGATGGCTGCCGAAATTGCAATGGAACATCATTTAGGTTTAACATGCGACCCGATTGGAGGTTTGGTTCAAATTCCTTGTATCGAACGTAACACAATGGGAGCGATTAAAGCGATAAATGCGGCAGAATTAGCATTGGATACAGATCCGTTGACTGCGAAAGTTCCGTTAGATAAAGTCGTAAATACGATGTGGGAAACTGCAAAAGATATGAATAATAAATACAAAGAAACTTCTGAAGGAGGTTTGGCAGTTGCTGTAAATATTGCAGACTGTTAG
- a CDS encoding DEAD/DEAH box helicase, with the protein MIWNINEFHYLGIVSNMITFKELGLQEEILTAIEKMGFVNPSPIQEKAIPQILSSDQDVIALAQTGTGKTAAFGLPVLNQLDSNSKSVQAIILCPTRELCLQIAKELESFSADMRGVRVQAVYGGADIVKQIRGLKDNPQIVVGTPGRTMDLIKRGALKINDITWTVLDEADEMLNMGFRDEIDSILETTPEEKQTLLFSATMPSEVRRIASEYMHNPVEIAVSKVNTASKNIEHHVYLVRSSDRYLALKRLADYYPNIYGIVFCRTRREAKDVADKLMQDGYNADALHGDLSQSQRDHVMEKFRNQNIQILVATDVAARGIDVNELTHVINFNLPDDPEVYVHRSGRTGRAGNKGISIIISGGREARKIRDLEKLIASKIEPKNVPTGAEICEKRLISLIDKIENIEVDEELIEPYMETVNEKLANLDRDDLLKRFMTVEFNSFLEYYKNTKDISSEGDRGDRGDRSSNRRGGRDFSRFFINIGQKHNLRVPNLIGLINEQTRNRNIEIGKIEILRNFSFFEVDTQFESLVLESFKDAQRDGVDLDVQISKPEPRRGDGERRGGDRRRNDRGGDSRGRGFNSRRDNDRERSGGYRGGDRDRGGDRGGFRGGDRDRDSRDSRGGDRGGYRGGDRNRTGNSRRGRD; encoded by the coding sequence GTGATATGGAATATAAATGAATTTCATTATCTCGGTATCGTATCTAACATGATTACATTCAAAGAATTAGGACTTCAAGAAGAAATCCTAACTGCAATTGAGAAAATGGGCTTCGTTAACCCATCTCCAATCCAAGAAAAAGCTATTCCTCAAATCCTTTCATCAGATCAAGATGTTATTGCATTGGCGCAAACAGGTACAGGAAAAACTGCAGCATTCGGGCTTCCGGTTTTAAATCAATTAGACAGCAATTCAAAATCAGTACAAGCAATTATTTTGTGTCCTACTCGTGAATTATGTTTACAAATTGCAAAAGAATTAGAATCTTTTTCTGCTGATATGCGTGGAGTACGTGTACAGGCAGTTTACGGTGGTGCTGACATCGTTAAACAAATTAGAGGATTAAAAGATAATCCACAAATCGTTGTAGGAACACCAGGTCGTACAATGGACTTAATTAAACGTGGTGCATTAAAAATTAATGATATCACATGGACAGTTTTAGATGAGGCAGATGAGATGTTGAACATGGGATTCCGTGACGAAATCGATTCTATCTTAGAAACAACTCCAGAAGAAAAACAAACTTTATTATTCTCAGCTACAATGCCTTCAGAGGTTCGTCGTATCGCTTCAGAATATATGCACAATCCAGTTGAGATTGCTGTGAGTAAAGTAAATACTGCATCAAAAAATATCGAGCACCACGTTTACTTAGTACGTTCTTCTGATCGTTACTTAGCTTTAAAACGTTTGGCCGATTATTACCCAAATATTTATGGTATCGTTTTCTGTAGAACTCGTCGCGAAGCGAAAGATGTAGCAGATAAATTGATGCAAGATGGTTACAATGCAGACGCATTACACGGAGATTTATCACAATCGCAACGTGATCACGTGATGGAGAAATTCCGTAACCAAAACATTCAAATCCTTGTTGCAACAGACGTTGCTGCTCGTGGTATCGACGTAAATGAGTTGACTCACGTAATCAACTTCAATTTACCAGATGATCCTGAAGTTTATGTACACCGTTCAGGACGTACAGGACGTGCGGGTAACAAAGGGATTTCTATCATTATCTCAGGAGGACGTGAAGCGCGTAAAATTAGAGATTTAGAAAAATTAATTGCTTCTAAAATCGAGCCTAAAAACGTACCAACTGGAGCAGAAATCTGTGAAAAACGTTTAATTTCTTTAATCGATAAAATCGAAAACATCGAAGTTGATGAAGAATTAATCGAGCCTTACATGGAAACTGTAAACGAAAAATTGGCAAACTTAGATCGTGACGATTTATTAAAACGTTTCATGACAGTTGAGTTCAATTCTTTCTTAGAATATTACAAAAACACGAAAGATATTTCTTCAGAAGGAGATCGTGGTGATAGAGGAGATCGTTCTTCTAACCGCCGTGGAGGTCGTGATTTCTCTCGTTTCTTTATCAATATTGGTCAAAAACACAACTTACGTGTTCCAAACTTAATTGGTTTAATCAACGAGCAAACTCGTAACCGTAACATCGAAATAGGAAAAATTGAAATTTTACGTAATTTCTCTTTCTTCGAAGTTGATACACAGTTCGAATCATTAGTGTTAGAATCTTTCAAAGATGCACAACGCGATGGTGTAGATTTAGATGTTCAAATCTCTAAACCAGAACCAAGACGTGGTGATGGTGAGCGTCGTGGAGGAGATCGTCGTCGTAATGACAGAGGAGGAGATTCTCGTGGACGTGGTTTCAATAGCCGTCGTGATAATGACCGCGAAAGAAGTGGAGGTTATCGTGGTGGAGATCGTGATCGCGGAGGAGACAGAGGTGGATTCCGTGGCGGAGATCG